TTTAAAATATTTGAACTTAATTAGATGAACTTATATTTGTGATCCGAGCAAGAGATAAAGTTTTGACTGGAAACATATTTAGATGAACATTTATTATCGGAGAAAGTATACTCGTCTCAAATCCTAAGACCCCATTTGGAAGGGCTCCGCCATCAGCTCCAACCGGAGCCGCACCAAATGGTCGCGCAGGCAGAGCGCTCCTGGGTGGCGCGTTGGGAGAGCCGGAGCCCTTTTGTGGATCGCTATTCGTCTGCTCCAGTTCCGGATCCGCAATCCAGAAAccctcccaaacggggcctaccgaccatccaaaattccaaatgAAGAAGACAAGTATCGACCATCCAAAATTTCTAAATGAAGATGTGAAACCGAGGAGGCGTGGACACATCTCGTCGAGTGTCGTTTtggcaaaaaaagaaagaaaaacgaAGCCAGCAAAGATTGCGCTTCCCGGGGGCATAGTTATTAGGTCCGGAGATCGAACCGGTGAGGCTATCGGTTCGCTGGCTCACTGGTCCAACCGTAAAGAACCGGTTGAACCGCTAGTTCGATAGTTTCGGACCGGAGAATTGAACCGTCCATAAATACTTTCAAACTGGTGCAATATCATAATATATAATAGACAATTAGCAACATAGAGGTGACCACATGTACAAATAAATTGTTAAATAACATAATTATATAAATAAATTCCAACTAATCTAGCTACAAGTCCACAAAAGATACTAAAAAATTATCATTTTGTGTGTTTGTGGTTGTTAACTCAAATAATATGAAGGCTAACATATAATAATATAGTAAACTAACAATATTTCATAATGCATCATAGCAAGATGTGTCTTAATTTAATAAATTTTTTAAGTTTTGGTGCTCTAGAGTTGTTTTACGGGATATACCAAAAATAAATATGCATAAAAAGACAATATATGTAGCATTTATGAATTTAAAAAGCTTAATTTAAATATTTACCATTATAAAACAATCTCAAATGCTAAAATAAAGTTAACAATTGCAAAGAGCTCGTCGAAATAATCAAAATGGACATATTATTTGTCTAATTTGGAGCTCATACGAAACCCATACGAAAAACCAGTTCAATTGGAACCGACGGTTAACTGGTTCCGTAAAAAAACGGCAGGTCCAACCGGCTTTTATCGGTTTTACTAAACGAACTGAACCGCTACATTTATCCTGTCCCGGCGACATCGCAAGATTCCCCTGATATCCGGGGTCACGGCCGGGACGTATGGCATCCACGCGGATTCTCATTGACATCTGTTCGATGCACTCATTTCCTCGTCCCCTCCTCGCCTCGGCGGCTCTATATAAGAGAGGGGCGGATGCATATGCTTGCGTACTCCACAGCAGGCCGGGCGGGGCGAGCGACTGGGAGCGTGAGAGAAGAGTCGAGCGACCGAGAGCGATGATTGCTGAGGAGCCGCCGGCGAAGCGGCAGAAGACGACGGCGCCGTCCGGCGAGGCGCCGATGCCGAGGAGCCGGATGCTGCGCCGGACCCTGTTCGCGGTGATGTTCTTGGTGCGAATGTGAGTGGCCCCCCCATGCGTCCACTCGTTTGTTCTTGAATTGAGCTCTTCGCCTTTCTTGCATTGATCCGTCCGTTGGCTGTGAGCAGGAGCGTCAGGATCGCAAGCTTGACCAAAATCCGCCTCATGGTAAGCTTGATCGCCCCCTTTCCTGTGCAAAAACCAGTACCACTGACTTCTTTAACTAGCTTAATCAATTGCCATCCTTGATGTGTCCTCATCTCTACAACTCTAGTCAGTCTAGTCATTGATCTGCTCCCAAATTGGGTATAGCAATTTAGCAAGTTAACAACTGCCTGCTTGTATTGGGTACTGACTAAACTGAACTCTTTTTACGGAGAGGCTCCTCCTAAAGCCACATGACAGTACAGATTACATAGGAACAGGGTCTATCTTCAATCATCCTATGAACCCATGAACACTCCCCAAAATGTTAGAATACACTTCCCAAAATGTTAGATACCGTGACACAAAGATATTGCCTTTTTTGTCCCCACCTCTTTTTATTACATGTAGCAATTCTCTAACATTTTCTTTGCCCGTGGCGCTGGTCGTTCCTGCACTTTTTTTGCAGATTCAGAGACATGTTGGTCTGGCCTTTCGATTGGTTTCAGGGTAAGATCTTCTTTCCCTTTGGTGATGTAGACCTTTAAGTGTCTCCCTCTCTTAGAAGTTAGAACGACATAATTTTTTTCATAAGAATAGACAATTAAGATTTTACATTGTAGATTACTAGTATGGGTTAGCCCAAATATATTGTTTTCATGTTTTCTTTTCATGAGACCGTAAAATTTATATGTAGGTCGCTATCAGCCTTGATTGAGAGGCACTGGGATCGATTGGTAGGACCATACCTCTATTTCATACCAAAGTTTGTGTTTTCAGTTTACTAGCATCTTTCTTTGATAAAATCGAAGTATGCTTTGTGATATAGTTAGCATTCAACAAAGTGTGGTATCAACGTATTATGTTTTTCCAACTTTACACATTTCCTATATTTTATTTGTAATTCTGTTTCCTTGTGAAATCTCACTCCCATTTAGATGAACTTGCAACTCTTTCTTTCTCTATTTAAAATGACTAGGCAAATATGTCCGTGCGTTGCAACGGGCAAAATTGGTATAAGTATCGAATACGTATAGTTGCTTGTGcgttaatttgtagggatctacatgatcgagtcgtggacggaggGCTTGTCCGACTCACATACGGGATGGATTAAGGCCCACCTATCAATAACACAAGgcggaccaaaccaaaaatttaggcGGACCAAACCAAAAGTTTAAGTGGAAACCttgcttgctttagaaatagatataGATTTGTCAAGTTATGCATTCTGTTACTGGAACTCTTTCTTTCAACTATTGGTAGGTTCAGAATCAGAACATAAATACAGCATTAACTCTGCCATTAGTttctaaatatagatttttgtCTTATATCAGAGCACATTCGTCAGCGGTATTCCTGAAACTCAACAGGGTTCTCCTTTTTGTTTCATTTGGGTACAGGCAGATTGACGGTCTTCGCCATGAAGTAGCCAGAGGTCACAGGCAGATTGAGAGTCTCTACCATGAAGTAGTTAGAGGTCACAGGGAGATTGAGATTCTCCGAAATGAAGTGGTTAGATTACCATCTCCAGAATAGCTACCATACATGTTATTCGTTTATTTGAGGAACTCAGTTGATGTGCTTATGAAGATGGAATAACACTCTAGTATAAAACGTGCAGGGACGATTGACGCATCCATGTTCTAATTGCCATGCTGATCAACACGCCAGGTACAAAATCAACTACTTATCTCAACCTGAAATATTGTATGCATGCATCATTTCTTTTCTTGTCAAGTTCCTATGTATCTACTTGTACATTTAGcttaacaaaagaaaaaagaatcacAACATCCTTTTAATGTTGCTCTGAGATGAAATGAAGAAGTATGGTCTTTGCCTCAATGTGAATCATGCTTGTGTTTTCAGACTGGAGCTAAACCAGGAGCAAGCCACTACCGATGGATCAAATACAAACATTCGATTGCTTTTTCAGAATGGTTTGAAGCAACCCATTTACACTGATGAGGACGTAACATCTGAGAATAATGCAGCTATCAAACTTGCCATGTTTCAAGGTGACAATGTAGTAACATCTGGTGCACTTTCGGGAGCGAAAGTTGAGATCTTGGTTCTCCGTTGCGAGTTCTCCAACAAATGCCGGGGTAACTGGACTGAAGATGATTTTGACAAGCACATAATGCAAGGTCGGGACGGGCAGGATCTTGTGCTGGGGTCTGAATGGTTAACCAATGGAGAGGTAGAACTTAGCCAGATCCGTTTCAAGGAAGGGTCATGCAGGAAAAAGGTCATCATAGCAGCAAGAGTTTGCAAGAGTGAAAAGACTTCTGATCGGGTTCAGGAAGCCATCATGAAGCCTGTGCTAGTCCTGGACCGTAGAAACAAACGTACAATTCTGGCTTCGCTTATTGTCAGTTTTTTTGCAGTTTCTGTATTTATATGTGGTATAGTTGATCATTGAAAGTTGTTTCTTGCAGCAAATGAGAAGAGGCATCCTCCAAGGTTAGATGATGAATTATATCGCTTAGAAGAGATTTCCAGGGATGGAGTTTACCACAGGAGGCTTCACGATGCGAAAATCTACAAAGTGGAGGGCTTTTTGAAAGCTTTGAATGAGGATTCTAACAAGCTTCGTAGAGTAAGGGATTCTTTATTGAATATCCTGTATGCCCCTGTTTTCCAGCTATCTGTTTCATTCGTGTGATGTTGTTTTAATTTCCTGGAATGCAGATCCTCAAGATGGAAAAGCAACAAATTTCATggtcaagactgactaaacatGCTAGGGAGTGTGTTCCTGAAGATAGGCAGGAGCTGAAACGGTATCAGAGTGAAGAGGGGAATGTGGTGCTCTTTTTTAATTGTGTGCACAATCTTATTGGAGCAGCATTCCCGCATGAGTACATTGCATGCCAAAGATTTGACACAGCTCAGAAGGTACATGCTTTATTCGTCATACACCAATGTCACTATGGTGACAATGTTCAACAATGGCTTGAACTTTTGATAATAATAGATGCAGTGTTCTCATCGCAGGCTTTAGCAAACAAGTGGAAACAACACGCATATGACAAACTGGAGGGCATCTCTCCTGATTTTATATTGAAAGGCAATATTCCTGAGCCAATTTCATCAAGCACGGATGTTGCTGCTGCCCCTTCTATTCTATTGGCGGGTGCATCACCACCAATATTTTCTGCTAACCAGTTTTCTTCATATCAAGGTGACTAGGATAACATTTTCTGAATTTTGACTGCTCTTACATTCGTCACTACAATTGTCTGATGATGGAATTTCTATTTATATATCCAAGGAACTGGAGCAGCCCAAAATTTACCTTACGGCAAGCATGTAATGGGACCAATTTACCCAACTACAAACTGTAATCCCACCATTCCTGAGGATCTAAACACACACTTATACCAAGGTACTGTGACAAATGATTGTCCCCTCTTCAAAATATTAGAAAGTTATTTTTTATGTTAAAAAATACTGTTCCCTCTTCAAAAGTCAAAACTATTACTTCTATTTGTTGACATTTGTTCCCTCTTATTCTTTTCAGAAACATTTACCTCTTATATTTCTCCTTTCCATGTGTTTTTTGCATAAGTTATTCTGATATAGTGATTTTAAAACTTACCAGGAAGTGGAGCAGCTGAAAATTTGCCCCAGGAAGAGCATCTAAGGGGGTCAATTTATCCAATTACAAACTGTGGTCCCATTGTCACTGATCGTGATGATCTGAACACACATTATTGCCAAGGTACTTTACTTTCAGAAATGAGTATCCCCTCTTAAAAAATATTACCAGGGTACTTGGTGGTGTCCCTGAGGAATCCTCTTACTCTTTCTAGAAACATCTCCCTTTCCATATGCTTTATGTGTGAGTTATTCTGACACAATGATTTTTAGACTTTACTTAGTAATTCTGATGCAATTCTTTTGAAACTTTACAGATCTGCATGGCCAGCAGCAGACATTTTCGCTTTGGCCACAAAATCCCCAAGGCCTGATGGACTTTTCTTACCCAACAGAGGTGATGCAAATAGCAAAAACTCACCCTGGTTTTTTGTATGTCCATTTCTTCTAGGATGCTTTGTTCACATTCAGTACCTTCATGTATTACACAGCTCACAGCCGAGCATTCATTTTTGCAGTTGACGAGCATGAACTTCAACCTGCATCAGGACTCCTCAGGTGCATCAACCTCTGCTCAACCCAACTTTGGACCACATCATCATTCTCAATCCCATCAAACGGTGTCGGTTACTGAGCAAGATGAGGGACCTGGCTGCCCTGAGTTACCAGGATCAGGTCATGCTAACAACTTCCAGTGAAGCACACAAGCCCTGGATGCTGGAGAATCCAGTTCCTGCCTTCCTGGTTGTACATACTACATAGCTTATATGTCCTCTAGTTGGTAACTGTAGGGTGTGAATCGTGTGATGTTGTACCAGTCTGTTTGTGTACCATGTGCATAGACATTTCTTGTACTAGCATGATGTACAGATGTTGCTGTTGTATTGttaattttttgtatgtttgcAAATGTACAGGTgatggttttgatagttggaaaAAGATTCTTTGTGTCGTAATGATTCTCATTTCCCTTGAAACGAATGTCCATTTGCCAAGCCTTCTGAATTTAGAGGTTCGCTTGCGCTTCGGATGAAAAAGCTAAAGATTTGACGAAAACCTCGCGGTTTCCCAAACACGTCGTTGTTTACGAAAACCTGCTTGGTCGCTGTAGGGATGGAGCCTGCTTGGTCTCCGACAGGGCACTTCCGCGGCACAATTCAACAGAGATTGTGATTGCAGACAAATCTGaatcatatatatataccaACTAAGACACTGAACTCAACAACATTCCACATTACGCAAACGTGTGCCACACATGTCAGTGCTTGTTCAGAAATCATAGGAAGCACTGGCCAATTAGCTAGACAAGTGGCTAATGATGCATTGTTGATGATGCCCATTTGGCGTATTCCTCTTTGGTCTTTCCTCATCAGTATCACCAACGCATCTCTCATCATTCTTTGATCAGCCTCGAAACTCTTCAATTTAAAGTACATATAAGCATGTAGCGTACGAGAAGTATTGTATTGGTGTCTCAGCAGTAAGTATCAAATTAAATTATCGAAGAAAGACCGGTAAACGACATGACCATAAGCAAACTGTAGGGATTTTGGACCTTGGTAGAGTCTAGCATTTTTGTTGTGACAAAAAATTGGTAGGGTTTCAAACTCCAGTATCTATCCAAAACAACGAAACATACCCAGCAAAGACAGCCATGGGTGTGGAgagaaaggaggaaaagatgatcctccaaggaacatgagtcaccatgcatatgcatatatatatacataatcCAGAGACACACTTCTCAGACAGGCCAGCCAGAAATGGGCAGTCAACGCAAGAAGATGCCTGAGTAATCGCACGCAGTGTGGTAGGAAATGCAACATGAACTTCTCTTTTTTGGGAAAAAAGGGAAAGGAATACAATCATGCCGACAGCGTCTGAAGACATACAGAAAAGGTCAAAGAAAGGAGCCTgccttgtttagttctttaggtgtaaaatttttgaagcaTACGGACacacatttaaagtattaaatataaactaataaTACAACAAAtttattaaacctaattaatctgtcattagtaaatgtttactgtagcatcacattGTCAAATTATGGcgcaattaggctcaaaagattcatctcgcaatttacacgcgaactgtgcaattagttttttattttgtccatatttaatactccatacatgtgtccaaacattcgatatgatgtttttgaccaaatttttttttgatctAAACAACGCCACCATAGTCCTCCTCTGTTCTTCATAGAAGCTGCAAG
The nucleotide sequence above comes from Panicum virgatum strain AP13 chromosome 3K, P.virgatum_v5, whole genome shotgun sequence. Encoded proteins:
- the LOC120699760 gene encoding calmodulin-binding protein 60 D-like — translated: MIAEEPPAKRQKTTAPSGEAPMPRSRMLRRTLFAVMFLVRMSVRIASLTKIRLMIQRHVGLAFRLVSGQIDGLRHEVARGHRQIESLYHEVVRGHREIEILRNEVGRLTHPCSNCHADQHARLELNQEQATTDGSNTNIRLLFQNGLKQPIYTDEDVTSENNAAIKLAMFQGDNVVTSGALSGAKVEILVLRCEFSNKCRGNWTEDDFDKHIMQGRDGQDLVLGSEWLTNGEVELSQIRFKEGSCRKKVIIAARVCKSEKTSDRVQEAIMKPVLVLDRRNKPNEKRHPPRLDDELYRLEEISRDGVYHRRLHDAKIYKVEGFLKALNEDSNKLRRILKMEKQQISWSRLTKHARECVPEDRQELKRYQSEEGNVVLFFNCVHNLIGAAFPHEYIACQRFDTAQKALANKWKQHAYDKLEGISPDFILKGNIPEPISSSTDVAAAPSILLAGASPPIFSANQFSSYQGTGAAQNLPYGKHVMGPIYPTTNCNPTIPEDLNTHLYQGSGAAENLPQEEHLRGSIYPITNCGPIVTDRDDLNTHYCQDLHGQQQTFSLWPQNPQGLMDFSYPTELTSMNFNLHQDSSGASTSAQPNFGPHHHSQSHQTVSVTEQDEGPGCPELPGSGHANNFQ